One genomic window of Arachis stenosperma cultivar V10309 chromosome 10, arast.V10309.gnm1.PFL2, whole genome shotgun sequence includes the following:
- the LOC130955746 gene encoding granule-bound starch synthase 2, chloroplastic/amyloplastic-like, translating to MASIGSLPFLVEANADTTVLMLHTKNNNHHNRHHHYHHGALKFPAKFGTLSGSSVSENSRGRGLGRGRVQHRCGRRIIRAVGKSNGKSEDNDESEDEALQATIEKSKKVLAMQRELLQQITERKKLVSSIDSDTIPESEGYGSNDESVSNPSKQPKTSIGRGDAVENQNGGLNLNNYAHSSEEEIIDSPTREMASSSLQFNEQLENKRYETIKPDTLPAFLMNPEISTPLEIEQNVVNDSSSEVVTNEAENAEHEGEKLPPLAGANVMNVIIVAVECAPWSKTGGLGDVAGSLPKALARRGHRVMVVAPRYGNYAEGQDTGIRRRYKVDGQDMEVLYFQAYIDGVDFVFIDSPILRHIENNIYGGNRVDILKRMVLFCKAAVEVPWYVPCGGVCYGDGNLAFIANDWHTALLPVYLKAYYRDHGLMQYTRSVLVIHNIAHQGRGPVDDFRYVDLPEHYLDLFRLYDPVGGEHFNIFAAGLKAADRVVTVSHGYAWEVKTSEGGWGLHNIINESDWKLRGIVNGIDTKDWNPKFDVHLTSDGYTNYSLETLHSGKRQCKAALQKELGLPVREEVPILAFIGRLDHQKGVDIIAEAIPWLVSQDVQLIMLGTGRPDLEELLRQFESQHHDKIRGWVGFSVKMAHRITAGSDVLLMPSRFEPCGLNQLYAMSYGTIPVVHAVGGLRDTVQPFDPFSESGLGWTFDSAETHKLIHALGNCLLTYREYKKSWEGLQRRGMMQDLSWDNAAQQYEEVLVAAKYQW from the exons ATGGCTTCAATTGGTTCATTGCCATTTCTTGTGGAAGCAAATGCTGACACCACAGTGCTAATGCTTCACACCAAGAACAATAATCACCACAACcgtcatcatcattatcatcatggTGCTCTTAAGTTTCCAGCAAAGTTTGGAACTTTAAGTGGTTCTTCAGTTTCTGAGAATTCAAGGGGCAGAGGGTTGGGGCGTGGTAGAGTGCAACATAGGTGTGGAAGGCGCATCATAAGAGCAGTGGGTAAGAGCAATGGGAAAAGTGAGGATAATGATGAGTCAGAGGATGAAGCTCTTCAAGCCACCAttgaaaagagtaagaaggttCTTGCTATGCAGAGGGAACTTCTTCAACAG ATTACTGAAAGAAAGAAGCTGGTTTCTTCTATAGATAGTGACACCATTCCTGAATCAGAGGGGTATGGAAGCAATGATGAATCTGTGTCAAACCCCTCAAAACAGCCGAAAACTTCCATTGGTCGAGGCGATGCTGTAGAAAACCAAAATGGTGGTCTTAATTTAAACAATTATGCCCATTCCAGTGAAGAGGAGATAATAGATTCCCCAACCCGTGAAATGGCTTCCTCTAGTTTACAATTCAATGAACAATTGGAGAACAAGAGATATGAGACAATCAAGCCAGATACTCTTCCAGCCTTCCTTATGAACCCCGAAATATCCACTCCTCTAGAGATTGAACAGAACGTTGTGAACGATTCAAGTTCAGAGGTCGTTACTAATGAAGCTGAAAATGCTGAGCATGAAGGTGAAAAATTGCCACCATTGGCTGGAGCCAATGTCATGAATGTTATAATAGTAGCAGTAGAATGCGCTCCTTGGTCAAAAACAG GTGGACTTGGAGATGTTGCTGGTTCATTACCAAAGGCCTTGGCTCGGCGTGGACATAGAGTTATG GTTGTAGCACCTCGATATGGTAATTATGCTGAAGGACAAGATACGGGTATACGGAGAAGATACAAAGTAGATGGTCAG GACATGGAAGTATTGTATTTCCAGGCCTATATTGATGGtgttgattttgttttcattgACAGTCCAATACTTAGGCATATAGAGAATAACATATATGGTGGGAACCGAGTG GATATTCTAAAGCGCATGGTGCTGTTTTGCAAGGCGGCTGTTGAG GTTCCGTGGTATGTTCCATGTGGTGGTGTTTGCTATGGAGATGGAAATTTGGCCTTCATAGCAAATGATTGGCATACTGCATTGCTGCCAGTATATCTGAAGGCATACTATCGCGACCATGGTTTGATGCAGTATACAAGATCCGTTCTCGTGATTCATAACATAGCTCATCAG GGTCGAGGCCCTGTTGATGATTTCCGCTACGTGGATTTACCTGAACACTACCTCGATCTATTCAGGTTATATGATCCCGTTGGAGGCGAACATTTCAATATCTTTGCAGCTGGTTTGAAGGCAGCAGATCGTGTTGTCACCGTCAGTCATGGATATGCGTGGGAAGTTAAAACTTCCGAAGGAGGTTGGGGTTTGCATAACATAATAAACGAGAGTGACTGGAAACTAAGGGGAATTGTCAACGGAATCGACACCAAAGATTGGAATCCGAAGTTTGATGTTCACTTGACATCAGATGGCTACACCAACTACTCTCTCGAGACCCTTCATAGCGGCAAGCGTCAATGTAAAGCGGCCCTGCAAAAGGAGCTTGGTTTGCCTGTCCGTGAGGAAGTTCCAATATTGGCTTTCATTGGAAGGTTGGATCATCAGAAAGGTGTTGACATCATAGCCGAAGCGATTCCTTGGTTGGTCAGCCAGGATGTGCAATTAATCATGTTGGGGACCGGCCGGCCGGACCTAGAAGAATTGCTTAGACAATTTGAATCCCAACACCATGACAAAATTAGGGGATGGGTCGGCTTCTCCGTGAAGATGGCTCACAGGATAACTGCAGGCTCCGATGTACTGCTCATGCCATCAAGATTCGAGCCGTGTGGACTGAACCAACTCTATGCCATGAGTTATGGAACCATTCCGGTTGTACATGCAGTCGGTGGACTGAGAGACACAGTGCAGCCTTTTGATCCGTTTAGCGAGTCAGGTCTCGGGTGGACATTTGACAGCGCTGAAACTCATAAGCTCATCCACGCGTTGGGCAACTGCTTATTAACGTATCGCGAGTACAAGAAAAGCTGGGAAGGGCTTCAACGGCGGGGAATGATGCAAGATCTTAGTTGGGACAATGCTGCTCAGCAATATGAGGAAGTTCTTGTTGCTGCCAAATACCAATGGTGA